One Nostoc punctiforme PCC 73102 DNA window includes the following coding sequences:
- the ribD gene encoding bifunctional diaminohydroxyphosphoribosylaminopyrimidine deaminase/5-amino-6-(5-phosphoribosylamino)uracil reductase RibD, with protein sequence MDNSPVVAQTDASLPNYTQENIHLVESAVIKEKIGTDFDSRMMLRCLELARRALGRTSPNPLVGAVIVKDGEIVGEGFHPRAGEPHAEVFALQAAGVGAASPQENRARGATIYVNLEPCNHYGRTPPCSEGLIQAGVAKVVVGMVDPNPLVAGGGIARLRAAGIEVLVGVEESACHQLNEAFVHRILYKRPLGILKYAMTLDGKIATTSGHSAWVTSQEARSEVHQLRAACDAIIVGGNTVRQDNPYLTSHHLEAHNPLRVVMSRHLNLPESAHLWKTADAPTLVLTQKGANPDFQELLLNQGVEIVELTSLTPDNAMAYLYERGFCSVLWECGGTLAASAIAQGAVQKVLAFIAPKIIGGSIAPTPVGDLGFTTMTEALSLERVRWRVVGSDCLVEGYFSQKANSQ encoded by the coding sequence ATGGATAATTCCCCAGTGGTCGCTCAAACAGATGCATCCTTACCAAATTACACTCAGGAAAATATACATCTAGTGGAGTCAGCAGTTATAAAAGAAAAGATCGGAACTGATTTTGACTCTCGCATGATGCTGCGGTGTTTGGAACTTGCTCGCCGCGCTTTAGGACGGACTTCCCCAAATCCTTTAGTGGGAGCGGTGATTGTCAAGGATGGCGAGATTGTCGGCGAAGGGTTTCATCCGCGTGCAGGTGAGCCTCATGCAGAAGTGTTTGCTTTGCAAGCAGCAGGCGTTGGCGCAGCCTCTCCCCAGGAGAATCGCGCTCGTGGTGCAACAATCTATGTCAACCTTGAGCCTTGCAATCATTACGGACGGACTCCCCCTTGTTCGGAAGGATTGATCCAAGCTGGAGTAGCAAAAGTCGTAGTGGGTATGGTTGATCCCAATCCACTGGTAGCTGGAGGTGGTATTGCCCGTTTACGTGCGGCTGGGATCGAAGTGTTAGTAGGAGTAGAAGAATCAGCTTGTCATCAGCTAAATGAAGCTTTTGTACATCGCATTCTCTACAAACGACCTTTGGGAATTTTAAAATATGCCATGACTTTAGATGGCAAAATTGCTACTACCTCTGGTCATAGCGCCTGGGTGACAAGCCAAGAGGCCCGCAGTGAAGTACATCAACTACGGGCGGCTTGCGATGCAATAATTGTCGGCGGAAATACAGTCCGACAAGATAATCCTTATTTAACCAGCCATCATCTGGAAGCACATAATCCCCTGCGGGTGGTGATGAGTCGTCATCTCAACTTACCGGAAAGTGCCCATCTGTGGAAAACTGCGGATGCTCCAACTTTGGTGTTGACTCAAAAGGGCGCTAACCCCGATTTCCAAGAACTGTTGCTCAACCAGGGGGTGGAAATCGTGGAATTAACATCACTTACACCAGATAACGCAATGGCGTACTTATATGAGCGGGGTTTTTGTAGCGTCTTATGGGAATGTGGCGGTACCTTAGCTGCTAGTGCGATCGCTCAAGGAGCAGTGCAAAAAGTTTTGGCATTTATTGCCCCAAAAATCATTGGTGGTAGCATTGCTCCCACACCAGTGGGCGATTTAGGTTTTACTACCATGACTGAGGCATTGTCTCTAGAACGTGTTCGTTGGCGTGTAGTAGGCTCAGACTGCTTGGTGGAGGGTTATTTTTCCCAAAAAGCCAATAGTCAATAG
- a CDS encoding HAD family hydrolase — MNTLNYETSVSEVVNIIETASDSVPILVDLDETIFLRNSTQEYLDTLRPRILGWLLLTLLNLLKPWNWLPGKIKGEVSRDWIRVLVVTLFFPWTVILWQWRAKHLAQAYGNTILIDALTKKKNSRVIVATHGFGFIARSLCKHLPVTFNAVITCRFWQGGIDRQKGKYSLVKEILGEDEVSRAIAITDSTDDNPLLASVATPCLVIWPEAKYVSAMANTYIPFLYLERAKRPGVRYFLTKILYDDFTILLLGLSWVNNQPIIHSISMFFLLLSFWCIYELGYIENDIVAEKFEKKPTLSETYQRYKNRVNTWQPWVWALAFAVPGILILELTKIVSSNVSLVAKVSAIDLKTALIDMASWIGLLLVVRVTFFIYNYIDKQTRSWLHLVLQAYKCFGFLVVTKTNIIGSMLFASQVISRWIPYFVHRYSKSEWLKELPNEILRAFVFVFLVIAIALGTQNIFILVSWQTLVIFIWYTYRARHRLWKVVREIHPISKDMWDTKN, encoded by the coding sequence ATGAATACACTAAATTATGAGACTTCTGTGTCCGAAGTGGTAAACATCATTGAAACGGCATCAGATAGTGTGCCAATCCTAGTAGATTTAGATGAAACTATTTTTCTCCGAAATTCAACACAAGAGTATCTCGACACATTAAGACCCCGCATACTTGGGTGGTTATTACTTACCTTGTTGAATCTTCTCAAACCGTGGAATTGGTTGCCAGGAAAAATAAAAGGAGAGGTATCAAGAGATTGGATAAGGGTTTTAGTAGTAACACTGTTTTTCCCCTGGACTGTAATTTTGTGGCAATGGCGAGCTAAACATTTAGCTCAAGCCTATGGAAACACTATTCTGATCGACGCACTCACAAAGAAAAAAAATTCGCGTGTAATTGTTGCCACCCACGGGTTTGGTTTTATTGCTCGTTCGCTGTGCAAACACCTACCCGTAACTTTTAATGCTGTCATAACTTGTCGGTTTTGGCAGGGAGGTATAGATCGACAAAAAGGAAAATACTCTTTGGTGAAAGAAATTTTGGGTGAGGATGAAGTTTCCCGTGCGATCGCAATCACTGACTCAACCGACGATAACCCATTACTTGCATCTGTAGCGACTCCATGCTTAGTTATTTGGCCAGAAGCCAAGTATGTTTCAGCGATGGCTAATACTTATATTCCGTTTTTGTATCTAGAGCGGGCGAAGCGACCAGGTGTGCGATATTTTCTCACAAAGATATTATACGATGATTTTACGATCTTACTACTAGGTTTAAGTTGGGTGAATAATCAACCGATTATTCATAGCATTAGTATGTTTTTTTTACTACTCTCTTTCTGGTGCATCTATGAACTAGGTTATATAGAAAATGACATAGTTGCTGAAAAGTTTGAGAAAAAACCAACTTTATCAGAAACTTACCAACGCTATAAGAACCGAGTCAATACATGGCAGCCTTGGGTTTGGGCTTTGGCTTTCGCTGTTCCTGGAATACTTATTTTGGAATTGACTAAAATTGTTTCAAGTAATGTGAGTTTAGTTGCCAAAGTTAGTGCCATCGATCTAAAAACAGCTTTAATTGACATGGCATCCTGGATAGGTCTACTCCTGGTTGTACGCGTGACTTTCTTTATTTACAACTATATTGATAAGCAGACACGAAGTTGGCTTCACTTGGTATTGCAAGCTTACAAGTGCTTTGGCTTTCTGGTAGTGACAAAAACCAATATCATCGGGTCAATGTTATTTGCATCACAAGTGATTAGTCGCTGGATACCCTATTTTGTTCATCGTTATAGCAAAAGTGAGTGGTTAAAAGAATTACCCAATGAAATACTTCGTGCCTTTGTATTTGTATTTCTAGTTATCGCTATTGCACTAGGGACTCAAAATATTTTTATATTAGTGAGTTGGCAGACTTTAGTCATTTTCATTTGGTATACCTACCGAGCAAGACATCGTTTATGGAAAGTAGTGCGTGAAATACATCCAATTTCCAAAGATATGTGGGATACAAAGAATTAG
- a CDS encoding family 10 glycosylhydrolase, whose protein sequence is MSSKKKEPIGCGCSNIPISIILIILGGGYWWFSQKGYPEISKFLDNSKNINIHIPKPTKTSFSTINTTPYITPIPSLASTPTFTDNPKIIPDKKILLLQTAWEKKVIRGIYLTRYQITNNANEQTIRERVRYYHSQGINTIIHGVWGNGCTMYNSEVMQQTFGYKSCPNQFQEQWLNWLIDEAHKQGMQVHAYFEKGIKIDKNSPIFDLAIFRKWIVPGVDKTYSGIDHYVLDVEIPEVANLFQNILVEFVKKYPDIDAVQWDDYLGYYAELSGKVDRTANLTKFVQQMVTSMKKANPSVSFDICHHNPYWAKKYFAADWEKWGADRIFIQAYNDSNFVEELNYAQKYAGVAITDRQLGRLKELVDNPKIKSILVFPFSGNPEETASSLKNSL, encoded by the coding sequence ATGTCGAGTAAAAAGAAAGAACCAATTGGATGTGGATGCTCAAATATTCCGATTTCTATAATCCTAATTATCTTAGGAGGTGGTTATTGGTGGTTTAGCCAGAAAGGATATCCAGAAATTAGCAAGTTTTTAGATAATAGCAAAAATATAAACATACATATTCCTAAGCCTACTAAAACTAGTTTTTCAACTATTAATACAACTCCTTATATAACACCAATTCCTTCTTTAGCAAGCACTCCAACTTTTACTGATAATCCGAAAATAATCCCAGATAAAAAAATACTATTGCTTCAAACAGCTTGGGAGAAGAAAGTAATTAGAGGAATTTATTTAACTCGCTACCAAATTACCAATAATGCCAACGAACAAACGATTCGTGAAAGAGTTCGTTACTATCACTCTCAAGGAATTAATACAATTATTCATGGCGTTTGGGGTAATGGTTGTACTATGTACAATAGCGAAGTAATGCAGCAAACTTTCGGGTATAAAAGTTGTCCAAATCAATTTCAAGAGCAATGGTTAAATTGGTTGATTGATGAAGCACATAAGCAAGGAATGCAAGTTCATGCTTACTTCGAGAAGGGAATTAAAATAGATAAGAATAGCCCAATTTTTGATTTAGCAATTTTCCGGAAATGGATTGTTCCAGGAGTGGATAAAACCTACTCTGGAATCGATCATTATGTACTTGATGTAGAAATTCCTGAAGTTGCTAATCTTTTTCAAAATATCTTAGTAGAGTTTGTCAAAAAATATCCTGATATTGATGCAGTTCAATGGGATGATTATCTGGGTTATTATGCTGAATTATCTGGAAAAGTTGACCGCACTGCAAATTTAACTAAATTTGTACAACAAATGGTAACTTCTATGAAAAAAGCTAATCCATCAGTAAGTTTTGATATTTGCCATCATAACCCCTATTGGGCTAAAAAATATTTTGCAGCTGACTGGGAAAAATGGGGTGCAGATCGTATATTTATTCAAGCTTATAATGATAGTAATTTTGTTGAAGAGTTAAATTATGCTCAAAAATATGCTGGAGTTGCGATTACAGATCGGCAACTGGGTCGGTTAAAAGAATTAGTTGATAACCCAAAAATTAAAAGCATCTTAGTTTTTCCATTTTCGGGAAACCCAGAAGAAACAGCTTCTAGCTTAAAAAACTCACTGTGA
- a CDS encoding pyridoxal phosphate-dependent aminotransferase, whose translation MASKVRWYLGLDIDPETQITVTCGSTEAMASVMLATVDPGDEVIVFEPYYENYGPDAILAGATPRYVTLHPPHWTFDEAQLHQAFNANTKAIIINTPHNPTGKVFTREELTLIAELCQKWDVLAFTDEIYEHILYDGTQHIALATLPGMEERTITINGLSKTYSVTGWRVGYILANPALTGAIRKVHDFLTVGAPAPLQRAGVTAMQLPPSYYEELGKLYHQKRDSILQILDGVGIPYFLPQGAYYVLADISKFGYKTDIEFTYHLIKNIGVAVVPGSSFFSQPEKGHSLIRFCFSKTPETLQAASDRLLKLSK comes from the coding sequence ATCGCTAGCAAAGTTCGTTGGTATCTCGGCTTAGATATCGACCCTGAAACCCAAATCACCGTCACCTGTGGTTCCACAGAAGCAATGGCATCTGTAATGCTGGCGACAGTCGATCCTGGTGACGAAGTAATTGTATTTGAGCCTTATTACGAAAACTACGGCCCCGATGCGATTTTAGCTGGTGCTACACCCCGATACGTAACACTGCATCCTCCCCATTGGACATTTGATGAAGCACAGTTGCATCAAGCTTTCAATGCTAATACCAAAGCTATTATTATCAACACACCCCATAACCCCACCGGCAAAGTTTTTACCCGTGAAGAACTCACCTTAATTGCTGAACTTTGTCAAAAATGGGATGTGTTAGCCTTCACAGATGAAATCTACGAACATATTCTCTATGATGGCACTCAACATATTGCCCTAGCGACCCTTCCCGGTATGGAAGAACGCACCATTACCATTAACGGTCTATCCAAAACTTATAGTGTCACCGGATGGCGAGTTGGTTACATTTTGGCAAACCCCGCATTAACGGGAGCCATTCGCAAAGTCCATGATTTTCTTACCGTTGGCGCTCCTGCACCATTGCAACGAGCCGGAGTTACCGCGATGCAACTACCACCATCCTATTATGAAGAACTAGGCAAACTTTATCACCAGAAGCGAGACTCGATCTTACAGATACTTGATGGAGTTGGCATTCCTTACTTCCTTCCCCAAGGAGCCTATTATGTTCTTGCAGATATTTCTAAATTTGGCTACAAAACAGATATTGAATTCACTTACCATCTAATTAAAAATATTGGTGTTGCCGTAGTTCCTGGTTCCAGCTTTTTCAGCCAACCAGAAAAAGGCCATTCATTGATCAGATTCTGCTTTAGCAAGACACCTGAGACATTACAAGCAGCGAGCGATCGTTTACTCAAACTAAGTAAGTAG
- the dnaA gene encoding chromosomal replication initiator protein DnaA, protein MEIPIESLWSQVLERLQVELSRPTFETWIKTASAERLENNCLVIRTPNPFARNWLQKYYINTIAHAVQDILGHPVGIYITVAQGDEVSHFSEREVSWESTNPSSIPESLPHHNHKTTELNSKYVFSRFVVGANNRMAHAASLAVAESPGKEFNPLFLCGGVGLGKTHLMQAIGHYRWKICPDCKIFYVSTEQFTNDLITAIRKDSMQSFREHYRAADVLLVDDIQFLEGKEYTQEEFFYTFNTLHEAGKQVVIASDRPPNQIPSLQERLCSRFSMGLIADIQKPDLETRMAILQKKAEDENIRLPRDVIEYIASNYTSNIRELEGALIRAVAYISIWGLPMTVENITPVLEPPNEKMAASPEAILKVVADNFDVSIDDLKGNSRRREISWARQIGMYLMRQHTSLSLPRIGEEFGGKDHTTVIYSCDKITQLHQGDRTLAQTLRQLSDRINMTSRSQKS, encoded by the coding sequence ATGGAAATTCCCATAGAAAGTCTGTGGAGTCAGGTACTAGAGCGCCTACAGGTTGAACTATCCCGACCGACCTTTGAAACTTGGATAAAAACTGCTAGTGCGGAGCGATTAGAAAATAATTGCTTAGTAATCCGCACTCCTAACCCTTTTGCTCGTAATTGGTTACAGAAGTATTACATCAATACCATTGCTCATGCAGTACAAGATATTCTCGGTCATCCCGTAGGAATTTACATTACTGTTGCTCAAGGTGATGAAGTTTCTCATTTTAGTGAACGGGAGGTTTCTTGGGAATCAACAAATCCTAGCAGTATTCCAGAATCCTTACCTCATCACAATCATAAAACTACTGAATTAAATTCTAAATATGTCTTTTCACGATTTGTAGTTGGTGCCAACAATCGGATGGCTCACGCTGCTTCTTTGGCAGTTGCAGAATCTCCCGGTAAAGAATTTAATCCTTTATTTTTATGCGGTGGGGTAGGTTTAGGGAAAACTCATCTGATGCAAGCTATTGGTCATTATCGCTGGAAAATTTGTCCTGATTGTAAAATATTTTATGTTTCTACTGAACAGTTTACTAATGATTTAATTACAGCGATTCGTAAAGATAGTATGCAAAGTTTTCGAGAACATTATCGAGCTGCTGATGTTTTATTAGTTGATGATATTCAGTTTCTTGAAGGTAAGGAATACACTCAAGAAGAATTTTTTTATACTTTTAATACTTTACATGAAGCTGGGAAACAAGTTGTGATTGCTTCCGATCGTCCTCCTAACCAGATTCCTAGCTTACAAGAACGTCTTTGTTCTCGGTTTTCTATGGGGTTAATCGCAGATATCCAAAAGCCAGATTTAGAAACTAGGATGGCAATTTTGCAAAAAAAAGCCGAGGATGAAAATATTCGTCTTCCCCGCGATGTGATTGAATATATTGCTTCTAACTATACTTCTAATATTCGAGAATTAGAAGGAGCTTTAATTCGGGCGGTGGCTTATATTTCTATTTGGGGCTTACCGATGACGGTGGAAAATATTACACCTGTTTTAGAACCGCCTAACGAAAAAATGGCAGCTAGCCCAGAAGCAATTTTAAAGGTCGTAGCGGATAATTTTGATGTTTCAATAGACGATCTCAAAGGTAACTCACGACGAAGAGAGATTAGCTGGGCGCGTCAAATTGGAATGTATCTCATGCGTCAACACACATCTCTGAGTTTGCCGAGAATTGGCGAGGAGTTTGGTGGTAAAGACCATACAACGGTAATCTATAGTTGCGATAAAATTACCCAACTCCACCAGGGCGATCGCACTTTAGCACAAACTCTCCGCCAACTGAGCGATCGCATCAACATGACTAGCCGTTCTCAAAAATCATAG
- a CDS encoding P-loop NTPase fold protein, whose protein sequence is MALDPIKFFNACNPSKTLKIENKEDQQYYIDFSPVRGGNVIQRLRRTIANQPDESTCQLFTGHIGCGKSTELFRLKDELEKQGFHVVYFESSADLDMADVDVSDILLAITRQVSASLEKVKIKLRPSYFVDLFNEIADFLQTPVVPEFEFSLPLGIGKVTAKTKDSPRLRSQLRQYLEPRTSSILEAINQQVLERAKEQLKLQGYQGLVVIIDNLDRVDISPKASGRSQPEYLFIDRGEQLKKLNCHLVYTIPLVLIFSNELSTLTNRFGIKPVVLPMVTVKNREGTYNLEGMKLLQQMVLARAFPWLGETQRLSHINEVFDSDETLDRLCRVSGGHVRNLLVLLYSCLQEDDPPIGRDCLEMVIREYRDDLVSAISDSEWALLLQVLQQRDNVKGEDEYQTLLRSMFLFEYRDVDGRWFDINPAIAESKKFKL, encoded by the coding sequence ATGGCTTTAGACCCTATTAAGTTTTTTAATGCCTGTAATCCCAGCAAGACTCTAAAAATTGAGAATAAAGAAGACCAACAGTACTATATTGACTTCTCACCAGTTCGTGGAGGCAATGTAATTCAACGTTTACGGCGGACGATCGCTAATCAACCAGATGAGTCAACCTGCCAATTATTCACTGGACATATTGGCTGTGGTAAATCTACAGAACTATTTCGACTCAAAGATGAATTAGAAAAGCAAGGCTTTCATGTAGTTTACTTTGAGTCCAGTGCTGATTTAGATATGGCAGATGTGGATGTCAGCGATATTTTGTTAGCAATAACTCGTCAAGTTAGCGCCAGTTTAGAAAAGGTTAAAATCAAACTTAGACCAAGCTACTTTGTCGATTTGTTTAATGAAATTGCAGATTTTTTACAAACACCAGTAGTTCCAGAATTTGAATTTTCATTACCTTTGGGAATTGGTAAGGTCACTGCCAAGACTAAAGATAGTCCCAGACTCCGCAGCCAGTTGCGCCAATACCTAGAACCTCGGACTAGTAGCATATTAGAAGCTATTAATCAACAGGTATTAGAGCGTGCCAAAGAGCAACTGAAGCTACAAGGTTATCAGGGATTAGTGGTAATTATTGATAATCTCGATCGCGTCGATATCTCTCCTAAAGCCTCTGGCCGTTCTCAGCCAGAATATCTGTTCATTGATCGGGGTGAGCAGTTAAAAAAACTCAATTGTCATTTGGTTTATACCATTCCCCTAGTATTAATTTTCTCCAATGAATTAAGCACTCTTACTAACCGTTTCGGGATAAAACCTGTAGTATTACCAATGGTGACAGTCAAAAACCGTGAAGGAACCTACAACCTAGAAGGTATGAAGCTACTGCAACAAATGGTTTTAGCACGGGCGTTTCCCTGGCTAGGAGAAACACAACGTTTGAGTCACATTAATGAAGTTTTTGATTCAGATGAAACCTTAGATCGTCTTTGCCGAGTTAGTGGTGGACATGTGCGAAATCTGTTAGTTTTGCTTTACAGTTGTTTACAAGAAGATGACCCCCCTATTGGACGCGACTGTCTGGAAATGGTCATCCGTGAGTATCGGGATGATTTGGTATCAGCAATTAGTGATAGCGAGTGGGCGCTACTGCTACAAGTTTTGCAACAGAGGGATAATGTCAAAGGAGAGGACGAATACCAAACTCTTTTACGAAGTATGTTTTTATTTGAATACCGGGATGTTGACGGACGCTGGTTTGATATTAACCCGGCGATCGCAGAATCGAAAAAATTTAAGCTATGA
- a CDS encoding glutamine synthetase family protein: MKRPGFIERHHLWTEIQKEASEKIKTIVKEQDLLLIRTAWSDQHGIVRSKSLLPQAFFSALENGMQISTGTFLLDTGGAIVFNPFVPGGSLDMPLMTGAPNLVAVPDPDTFKIVPWAKRTGFILCDEYFQNGQPMPFSSRGILRQSLIDLHQRGLEHIVGLEVEWYLAKLEDPMLAIANVGSSGKPGEPAKVSAVDHSFQYLLESHNPEIQDLLGLLAENLVEMKLPLRSVENEGGVGQFEFTFDPIPALQAADTMMIFRMATKQICRQQGYIASFMCRPGLQGSSSNGWHLHQSLVDLTTGENAFMSANSQTLTSDLAKHFVGGLLKHANAASVFTTPTINGYKRFRPYSLAPDRAGWGLENRGAMIRLQGGFDDPSTHIENRVGEPAANPYLYMASQLISGLDGVDCKLDPGSPTEEPYTTENPILPKSLSEAISYLSQSELFPQKMGQQFINFIIKMKESEINRFLQSVADQPPEEYLKQVTNWEQREYFELF; encoded by the coding sequence ATGAAAAGACCTGGATTTATTGAGCGTCATCACCTGTGGACAGAAATCCAAAAAGAAGCATCTGAAAAAATTAAGACTATTGTTAAAGAACAGGATTTATTGTTGATTCGTACCGCTTGGTCAGACCAGCATGGCATTGTTCGCAGTAAGTCACTCTTACCCCAAGCTTTTTTCAGCGCCCTGGAAAACGGTATGCAAATCAGCACAGGGACATTCCTGTTAGATACTGGTGGTGCAATAGTATTTAACCCATTTGTTCCCGGTGGTAGTTTAGATATGCCTTTGATGACAGGTGCGCCAAATCTTGTGGCTGTTCCTGATCCTGATACATTCAAAATTGTGCCTTGGGCAAAACGTACTGGCTTTATTCTCTGTGATGAGTACTTTCAGAATGGTCAGCCAATGCCCTTTTCTAGTCGCGGTATTTTGCGCCAATCATTGATAGATTTACATCAAAGAGGATTGGAGCATATTGTCGGCTTAGAAGTTGAGTGGTATCTAGCAAAGTTGGAAGATCCGATGTTAGCGATCGCTAATGTTGGTAGTTCTGGAAAACCCGGTGAACCTGCTAAAGTTAGCGCTGTAGACCATAGCTTCCAATACCTTTTAGAATCACACAATCCAGAGATTCAAGATTTGCTGGGCCTTCTGGCAGAGAATTTAGTTGAAATGAAATTGCCTTTAAGGAGTGTAGAAAACGAAGGGGGTGTTGGTCAATTTGAATTTACTTTTGACCCGATTCCTGCATTGCAAGCTGCCGATACAATGATGATATTTCGAATGGCAACCAAGCAAATCTGTCGTCAACAAGGTTACATCGCATCATTTATGTGTCGTCCAGGATTGCAAGGTTCTTCTTCTAATGGCTGGCATTTGCACCAATCCCTTGTAGACCTTACCACAGGCGAGAACGCTTTTATGTCTGCAAACTCCCAAACCCTCACGTCAGATTTAGCTAAACACTTCGTTGGTGGTCTTCTTAAACACGCCAATGCTGCTTCTGTATTCACAACCCCAACAATTAACGGCTACAAAAGATTTAGACCTTATTCCCTAGCCCCTGACCGTGCGGGGTGGGGATTGGAAAACCGAGGGGCAATGATTAGATTACAAGGCGGTTTTGATGACCCCAGTACCCACATTGAAAACCGAGTTGGAGAACCAGCAGCCAATCCCTATCTCTATATGGCATCGCAATTGATTTCTGGTTTAGATGGTGTAGATTGTAAACTTGATCCTGGCTCTCCAACAGAGGAACCTTATACTACAGAAAATCCGATCTTACCCAAAAGTTTGTCAGAGGCGATTTCATATTTGAGCCAAAGCGAACTTTTTCCTCAAAAAATGGGGCAGCAGTTCATAAACTTCATCATTAAGATGAAAGAGAGTGAAATTAATCGCTTTTTGCAGTCCGTCGCCGATCAGCCACCAGAAGAGTATTTAAAGCAGGTGACTAATTGGGAGCAAAGAGAATATTTTGAATTGTTTTAA